Proteins encoded in a region of the Enterococcus gilvus ATCC BAA-350 genome:
- a CDS encoding L-lactate MFS transporter — MRREKNRWLIALSGVAIHLSIGSAYAWSVFKEPIKELTGWDKSSISFAFSLAIFCLGISAAFMGKFVEKFGPKRTGTVASILFGLGIVSTGFAISSHSLPMLYLTYGIIGRIGLGAGYVTPVSTMIRWFPDRKGLAAGLAIMGFGFASMITGPIAQQLMVHVGVAKTFYILGVAYFLVMFTASRYLEKPAADWAPKGFEAPNPTKEVTIQYKGIQLTANQAIRTKTFWLLWFMLFLNITCGISLVSEASPMAQEITGMSAGMAATMVGVMGVFNGCGRLFWALISDVLGRKNVFTILFIIDIAVLLSLSVVRSPFLFAALICLLMTCYGAGFSIVPAYIGDVFGSREVGAIHGYILTAWAAAGMFGPIFLGKVTEMFHSYTAVLRIFAGLALVGFAASMLIRSSIKKLANSDDHGTPKGSNYDKTKHA; from the coding sequence ATGCGCAGGGAAAAAAATAGATGGCTGATCGCTCTATCCGGTGTGGCGATCCATCTGTCTATCGGTTCGGCATACGCATGGAGTGTATTCAAAGAGCCAATCAAAGAGCTGACTGGTTGGGACAAATCATCAATCTCTTTTGCATTTAGTTTAGCTATTTTCTGTTTAGGAATATCCGCGGCATTTATGGGGAAATTTGTGGAAAAATTTGGTCCTAAGAGAACAGGCACGGTGGCATCGATTTTGTTCGGACTGGGCATCGTTTCAACAGGATTTGCCATTTCCAGCCACTCGCTGCCGATGCTGTATCTGACCTATGGGATCATTGGTAGGATTGGATTAGGGGCAGGGTATGTGACACCTGTGTCCACGATGATCCGCTGGTTCCCGGATAGAAAAGGGCTGGCCGCGGGACTGGCGATCATGGGCTTTGGATTTGCCTCCATGATCACAGGACCGATCGCTCAGCAGCTCATGGTGCATGTCGGCGTTGCTAAAACCTTCTATATCTTAGGCGTTGCGTATTTCTTAGTGATGTTCACGGCTTCTCGCTATTTAGAAAAGCCTGCGGCGGATTGGGCGCCAAAGGGCTTTGAGGCACCGAATCCTACAAAAGAAGTAACGATCCAATATAAAGGCATTCAACTGACCGCCAATCAAGCGATTCGGACCAAGACTTTTTGGCTCTTGTGGTTCATGCTCTTTTTGAATATCACGTGCGGCATCTCTTTGGTCTCCGAAGCGTCTCCGATGGCGCAGGAAATCACCGGGATGTCTGCCGGTATGGCAGCAACGATGGTGGGCGTAATGGGCGTCTTCAATGGCTGCGGGCGATTGTTCTGGGCGTTGATCTCCGATGTTCTCGGGCGGAAAAATGTGTTTACGATTCTCTTCATTATTGATATTGCGGTATTACTAAGCCTTTCTGTCGTGCGTTCGCCGTTTCTTTTCGCAGCGTTGATCTGTCTATTGATGACCTGCTACGGGGCGGGATTTTCGATCGTTCCGGCGTATATCGGCGATGTTTTCGGTTCTAGGGAGGTCGGTGCGATCCATGGCTATATCCTGACTGCTTGGGCAGCGGCGGGGATGTTTGGTCCGATCTTTTTGGGCAAAGTCACGGAAATGTTCCACTCCTATACCGCGGTGTTACGGATCTTCGCGGGGCTTGCGCTGGTGGGCTTTGCGGCGTCGATGCTGATTCGGTCGTCAATCAAAAAGCTGGCAAATTCGGACGATCATGGAACACCGAAAGGATCAAATTACGACAAGACGAAACATGCTTAA
- a CDS encoding ABC transporter permease, with amino-acid sequence MKKIRTFIKKYWITCLICVGFVFLYKYISDNKLFNALMFPPVEDIWEAFIKDRDYAALNLLYSLKLLIPSIAITLVIALGLGVLVGMNTRLREILHPIIYAFSCVPSILLSPFVVLLAPDFWWASVVLIVYGTVWATLFATITGIQTIDKRYLDNAATLELRGAKKFFKVILPAASPSILSGFVNSLRSSFVMLVYAEMYGATYGLGFYVKRYSSLGIYKNMWGGFVFMVLVLVVVMQLFEKIKNHLLKWTID; translated from the coding sequence ATGAAAAAAATAAGGACATTTATAAAAAAATATTGGATCACTTGTTTGATTTGCGTCGGCTTCGTCTTTCTTTATAAATATATCTCGGACAATAAATTGTTCAACGCGCTGATGTTCCCGCCTGTCGAAGATATTTGGGAAGCCTTTATCAAGGACCGTGATTATGCTGCACTCAACTTGCTGTACTCGTTGAAGCTGCTGATCCCTTCGATCGCCATAACGCTGGTGATCGCATTGGGATTAGGTGTACTTGTGGGAATGAACACGCGGCTGCGTGAGATTCTGCACCCGATCATTTATGCCTTCAGTTGTGTTCCTTCGATCCTGCTTTCACCGTTTGTAGTCCTGCTGGCGCCCGATTTTTGGTGGGCCTCAGTGGTTCTGATCGTGTATGGGACGGTCTGGGCAACGCTTTTTGCGACGATCACCGGTATTCAGACGATTGATAAACGCTATCTGGATAATGCGGCAACATTGGAGCTGCGCGGCGCTAAAAAATTTTTCAAAGTCATTTTACCCGCAGCCAGCCCATCGATTTTATCAGGGTTTGTCAATTCTCTTCGCAGCTCCTTCGTGATGCTGGTCTATGCTGAGATGTACGGAGCGACATACGGTCTGGGCTTTTACGTCAAGCGGTATTCAAGCCTAGGTATTTATAAAAATATGTGGGGCGGCTTTGTCTTCATGGTGCTGGTATTGGTAGTAGTGATGCAGTTGTTTGAGAAAATCAAAAATCACTTGCTGAAATGGACGATTGATTGA
- a CDS encoding ABC transporter substrate-binding protein has product MKKRVVALLALSTLVLGLGACGGNSAKSKTEDTKKEAKSEKGESKKITWAQGNSGNVLVSIAKDQGYFKEVGLTIDEVPLDEGQLEAVTTGQVDIASNSGTWTPVQMIAAGDDMAIIGGFMLTGSMPIIAAEDADWKGPESLLGSKYGDTISRYATLHELYEQGHDLEKEIEFVDISDDDEITAVQKGELDYAVIGTGKMYQVQNTKGIKIVDYCSDITPNYSCCRMVARDSWVKKNPETVKLLNEALIRAQAYFEANREKCVDLMAEQLGTDKEYVEAYMLNEHYRINPDTVKNTVMDNYKYMKAVGGIDQEDKKVKLEDRIYSDLYKEALDNAVEKYSDEDPEFYKNAVTFYEENNL; this is encoded by the coding sequence ATGAAAAAAAGAGTGGTTGCTTTGTTGGCACTGTCTACGTTGGTTTTAGGGCTGGGTGCCTGTGGCGGAAATTCCGCAAAGAGTAAAACAGAAGACACGAAAAAAGAAGCAAAATCAGAAAAAGGCGAATCCAAAAAGATTACCTGGGCACAAGGAAACAGCGGGAATGTTTTGGTGAGCATTGCGAAGGATCAGGGCTATTTCAAAGAAGTGGGATTGACGATCGATGAAGTTCCTTTAGACGAAGGGCAGTTGGAGGCAGTTACCACAGGACAAGTAGATATAGCCTCGAATTCAGGCACTTGGACACCGGTACAAATGATCGCAGCAGGGGATGATATGGCGATCATCGGCGGTTTCATGCTGACGGGGTCAATGCCGATCATCGCGGCAGAAGATGCGGATTGGAAAGGGCCGGAATCATTATTAGGCAGTAAATATGGCGACACGATCTCACGTTATGCGACGCTCCATGAATTGTACGAACAAGGGCATGATCTAGAAAAAGAGATCGAGTTTGTTGATATCAGCGACGATGATGAGATTACAGCAGTCCAAAAGGGTGAGTTGGATTATGCGGTCATCGGAACAGGGAAAATGTATCAAGTACAGAATACGAAGGGCATCAAGATCGTGGACTATTGCAGTGATATCACGCCAAATTATTCATGCTGTCGGATGGTGGCACGAGATTCTTGGGTAAAGAAAAATCCAGAAACGGTGAAATTACTGAACGAAGCGCTGATTCGTGCACAAGCTTATTTTGAAGCAAACCGTGAAAAATGTGTGGACTTGATGGCTGAGCAGTTAGGAACAGACAAAGAATACGTGGAAGCCTATATGTTGAATGAACATTATCGGATCAACCCAGACACCGTGAAAAATACGGTTATGGACAACTACAAATACATGAAGGCAGTTGGCGGGATCGATCAGGAAGACAAAAAGGTGAAGCTTGAAGACCGCATTTATTCTGACCTTTACAAAGAAGCATTAGACAATGCCGTAGAAAAATACAGCGATGAAGATCCAGAGTTCTATAAAAATGCCGTGACCTTCTATGAAGAAAATAATTTATAG